One window of the Oreochromis niloticus isolate F11D_XX unplaced genomic scaffold, O_niloticus_UMD_NMBU tig00000790_pilon, whole genome shotgun sequence genome contains the following:
- the LOC112844709 gene encoding sacsin-like: MYVDVYKSFLPDIFSLKEGTMFRLPLRMGANANTSKISQQGVTDRDMKELCSALSEDPEGLILFLKNICKITVHEISEDSRGLKTIFEVEKNLPQTSREEKDAFIKHLQNALQSDKLATHKTFYETVISTSDKRQTTWIVAEQFGSFKNSCELKLSYKLPQASLAARVNTKESSVMDFKGEVFCSLPLPGKTGLPVHVNGNFEVDSARRGLWKEDGKSKKSNWNEILKQNVIAPLYADLLHYIRRMITVKKVSLASTESYFRSEYLCFWPTVSKDVCPDWHEMIHGVYRSLKEKGLDVIPVMKSSTRKIADKKIKEYSFDWCNVSETDPTESPYLTFSGNFKLNNILEDLGMNLVPYSTNMQRIWTSFRSAGVEVKEVSPSTVRTFLQAKPLNDPTQTDEDLPLPISATLVKDEKRCSELLSFCLKDFSSQKVTQNLLNGLPLLLTRDKVLRLFNSQTPKWISRYEDVFFDCQAQFADYQTNIWHTDLLQRLKLVRNMTLRHSEKYLKTLIQHLLENCEVDPHSGLHVPNEKILKWLKSLWRFIMNEIKPPTSRDDESSLTLSDVRKHFSDCCILPVVCPRLKNKHFLQTMKHMSSVVFASQKHKDISGILFKLGFMRFDHVFFSEMDRWIYSCLQDELLDVDDESSVLDQVYKINRSEFSHLSNDNMKEFQMFLQSGLSKSKVNQEYVRKLKSLPIFETTQGERVRIDEPKKVFILKIKYSVIFPDLFNLPTNSSIFLKHNSENYMLSETLNIQVLDDLQYFMKFILPAVHQLTETQILHSLKLLLSLDYSLKERKIIISSLKTVKLIRSSQGRLEPASYYFDESVELYKQMLPHERFVPERFWTELCDGDDYTTEKAKELVRELGMKHVVSNDEIINFAHQLESEAKVNRRLKDMKQKSSLLFREVLNNECNIKTKKQNLLERIADIKFIFPVIIRKELSNYHQPFAAEGTTVKIRGSLIDKNPEHQDLIWTSMPIIDLPVIDLPFMSQGLQKMIKNAGAHEEPPPNCVASNIRNICQSPCETDQLIKTRAKVFRSSYAYLQAKRFEGNQLAGLPVVLVEKDTKLMRPDDVCLSLSYDLDFRPYLYKITPKDAMYAPFFQKIGVKNEATAEQYCNVLAAVYADSCDKQKLHSNQLRTVKRAVEQLFKLIKTHGNQKLLEYVETLYLPAVDGKLYPSATLCYNDTVFETKRLEEALENKFLLLEKLSECYLGNDKYKHHQLLQLLPQKFQPKMLSEFTEERVVESKMQLCELGTGCEFSGWFDKHLSSGAFKYGLICLIREQLQGKITQEDASNICEQIFGSIQIICCKTLETTLWLNKQPLAKTDEETDVFVERGQQGCTFYLKHNDDMAHKVINEVITTLTKEINALLGNRIASVHLPVLGQLLMCNDLQDIRKTLAKSQIRDSAETESSSFSPAAPGTEVPGEWHDCLDMNVLNNFEEGEYVGYSIDDKYIYTVIVEELPGHNGQYSWRYKIDIGEDEPIEVSCVDLFQFKRQKKVKTERRKCMEPEPQKKMLKPEENSCMELEPLTGAVPHSSEPSTSSLPASVEEAKREIDKCLAEIWRLPEEERHKAIKRLYLRWHPDKNPDCQSLASEAFKYLQNRIDELSKGKAAGLTFSSRNTNFRGFYQQWNQEARYHRNSRERFSRGYRGFHSYNFWTHNENVPRPDREEARRWCRQARCDLNAAHKDTGGGSTEWCLFKVHQAVEKSLIAACYKRNGQHPNSSSISTTAAQVSRYSPQLRDLPEIVKNLQTLGVDPKRTQYPNCHPYPHIPNGQFRSENEMLALNKASELLNKIEAYVN; the protein is encoded by the coding sequence ATGTATGTAGATGTCTACAAATCCTTTCTTCCAGACATTTTTTCTCTTAAAGAGGGCACCATGTTCAGATTACCTCTGAGGATGGGTGCAAATGCAAATACCTCCAAAATATCACAGCAAGGAGTCACTGACCGTGACATGAAAGAACTGTGCTCTGCCCTGTCTGAAGATCCTGAAGGACTAATTCTCTTTCTGAAAAAcatctgcaaaatcacagtccATGAAATCAGTGAAGATTCAAGAGGACTTAAAACCATCTTTGAGGTTGAAAAAAATCTACCACAGACAAGTCGGGAAGAAAAAGATGCTTTTATCAAACATCTACAAAATGCACTGCAATCAGACAAATTAGCAACACACAAGACTTTCTATGAAACTGTGATTTCCACCTCAGACAAAAGACAAACTACATGGATTGTTGCAGAACAATTTGGCTCCTTCAAAAACAGCTGTGAGTTAAAACTATCCTACAAACTTCCCCAAGCATCATTAGCTGCACGTGTGAACACAAAAGAATCCAGCGTCATGGATTTTAAAGGAGAAGTCTTTTGTTCACTTCCTTTGCCAGGGAAAACTGGACTGCCAGTACATGTAAATGGAAACTTTGAGGTTGATTCTGCCAGGAGAGGCCTTTGGAAAGAAGATGGGAAGAGTAAGAAATCCAACTGGAATGAGATTTTGAAACAGAACGTCATTGCACCACTGTATGCAGATCTCCTGCATTACATCAGGCGAATGATCACAGTCAAGAAAGTTTCCCTTGCAAGTACTGAATCATATTTCAGATCAGAATACTTGTGTTTTTGGCCAACTGTGTCCAAGGATGTTTGTCCAGACTGGCATGAAATGATACATGGAGTATACAGATCACTGAAAGAAAAAGGCCTTGATGTAATCCCTGTGATGAAGAGCTCAACACGGAAAATTGCagataaaaaaattaaagaatacTCATTTGACTGGTGTAATGTCAGTGAAACAGACCCTACTGAGTCACCTTATCTGACATTCTCAGGAAATTTCAAGCTGAACAACATTTTGGAAGATCTTGGAATGAATCTGGTTCCTTATTCCACAAACATGCAAAGGATTTGGACAAGTTTCAGATCTGCTGGTGTTGAAGTGAAAGAGGTCAGTCCCTCCACTGTGCGGACTTTTCTACAAGCAAAACCTCTCAATGATCCAACCCAAACAGATGAGGATTTGCCTTTACCCATAAGTGCTACTTTGGTCAAAGATGAGAAAAGATGTTCAGAGCTCttgagtttttgtttaaaagatTTCTCCTCACAAAAGGTCACACAGAATTTACTCAATGGCCTTCCACTTCTTCTCACAAGAGATAAAGTTTTAAGACTCTTCAACTCCCAAACACCCAAGTGGATATCAAGGTATGAAGATGTCTTCTTTGACTGCCAGGCTCAATTTGCAGATTATCAAACCAACATTTGGCACACTGACCTTCTTCAAAGATTAAAACTTGTCAGAAATATGACTTTGCGCCACTCAGAGAAATATCTGAAAACATTAATTCAGCATCTTCTTGAGAACTGTGAAGTTGATCCACACAGTGGTCTTCATGTCCCCAATGAGAAAATATTGAAGTGGCTAAAATCACTTTGGAGGTTCATAATGAATGAAATTAAACCGCCAACATCTAGAGATGATGAGTCCAGTCTTACACTCAGTGATGTGAGGAAACACTTCAGTGACTGCTGCATTTTACCTGTTGTGTGTCCAAGGTTGAAGAACAAGCACTTCCTgcaaacaatgaaacacatgtCAAGTGTTGTGTTTGcctcacagaaacacaaagacatatCAGGCATCCTCTTCAAACTTGGTTTTATGAGGTTTGAtcatgttttcttctctgagaTGGACCGATGGATATATTCATGTCTACAAGATGAACTTCTTGATGTAGATGATGAAAGCTCAGTGTTGGATCAAGTGTACAAAATTAATCGCTCAGAGTTTTCCCACCTTTCAAATGATAATATGAAAGAGTTTCAGATGTTCCTGCAATCAGGATTATCCAAGTCCAAAGTCAACCAAGAGTATGTGAGGAAGCTCAAATCCTTACCAATATTTGAAACAACACAAGGTGAACGAGTGAGGATTGATGAACCTAAGAAGGTTTTCATCCTCAAAATCAAATATTCAGTCATATTTCCAGATTTGTTCAACCTACCTACAAACAGCAGCATTTTTCTGAAACACAACTCTGAGAACTACATGCTGTCAGAAACACTCAACATTCAGGTCCTGGATGATTTGCAGTATTTCATGAAGTTCATTCTGCCTGCTGTACACCaactcacagagacacagattctTCACAGCCTCAAACTGTTGCTGTCACTAGATTATTCgttgaaggaaagaaaaattaTCATCTCCTCACTGAAGACGGTGAAACTGATTCGCAGTTCTCAAGGTAGACTGGAGCCTGCATCATACTACTTTGATGAGAGTGTGGAGCTGTACAAACAAATGTTGCCCCATGAGAGATTTGTTCCTGAGAGATTTTGGACTGAGCTGTGTGATGGAGATgactacacaacagaaaaagcaaaagagCTGGTCAGAGAACTTGGAATGAAGCATGTTGTGTCAAACGATGAGATAATAAATTTTGCACACCAGCTTGAATCAGAAGCAAAAGTTAACAGAAGACTCAAAGACATGAAACAGAAATCATCATTACTTTTCAGGGAAGTCTTAAATAACGAATGCAACATCAAAACTAAAAAGCAAAATTTGTTGGAGAGGATTGCCGACATCAAATTCATTTTTCCAGTGATAATTCGAAAAGAACTGTCCAACTACCACCAACCATTTGCTGCTGAAGGAACTACTGTGAAAATTAGAGGCTCTTTGATTGACAAAAATCCAGAGCATCAAGATTTGATTTGGACCTCAATGCCAATTATAGACCTGCCAGTTATAGACCTACCATTTATGTCACAAGGTCTTcagaaaatgataaaaaatgcAGGAGCTCACGAAGAACCACCTCCAAACTGTGTAGCCAGTAACATAAGAAACATCTGTCAGTCACCATGTGAAACTGACCAGCTGATCAAAACACGAGCTAAAGTGTTCAGAAGTTCGTACGCTTACCTGCAAGCAAAAAGATTTGAAGGAAACCAGCTGGCTGGTCTTCCTGTTGTGTTGgttgaaaaagacacaaaacttATGAGGCCTGATGACGTGTGTCTGTCGCTCTCCTATGATCTGGACTTCAGACCATATCTGTACAAGATTACTCCAAAAGATGCAATGTATGCACCGTTCTTTCAGAAAATCGGTGTGAAGAACGAAGCTACTGCAGAGCAATATTGTAATGTTTTGGCAGCAGTTTACGCTGATTCCTGTGATAAACAGAAACTACATTCGAACCAGCTGAGAACTGTGAAACGAGCTGTTGAGCAGTTGTTTAAGTTAATCAAAACTCACGGAAACCAGAAGCTTCTTGAATATGTGGAGACTCTGTATCTTCCTGCAGTAGATGGTAAATTATACCCGTCAGCCACACTCTGCTACAACGACACAGTGTTTGAGACCAAAAGGTTGGAAGAAGCGCTGGAGAACAAGTTCCTGCTGCTTGAGAAACTCAGTGAATGTTATTTGGGCAACGACAAATACAAGCATCATCAGCTGTTGCAACTGCTGCCTCAGAAATTTCAGCCAAAGATGCTGTCTGAGTTCACAGAGGAAAGAGTTGTGGAATCAAAAATGCAGCTTTGTGAACTTGGGACTGGCTGTGAATTTAGTGGATGGTTTGATAAACATCTCTCCTCAGGAGCCTTTAAATATGGATTAATTTGTCTTATTAGAGAGCAGTTGCAAGGCAAAATAACACAAGAAGATGCTTCTAACATATGTGAGCAGATTTTTGGCAGTATACAGATTATCTGCTGCAAAACGTTGGAAACAACACTCTGGCTCAATAAACAGCCACTTGCTAAAACTGATGAAGAAACAGATGTTTTTGTGGAACGAGGACAACAAGGATGCACCTTTTACTTAAAGCACAATGATGACATGGCTCACAAAGTAATAAATGAAGTCATTACAACATTGACAAAAGAGATTAATGCTCTTTTAGGGAACAGAATTGCATCGGTTCATCTTCCAGTGCTGGGACAACTCCTCATGTGTAATGATCTGCAAGATATTCGGAAAACTCTGGCTAAAAGTCAGATCCGTGACAGTGCTGAAACTGAAAGTTCCTCTTTTAGTCCAGCAGCCCCTGGGACAGAAGTTCCAGGAGAATGGCATGATTGTTTGGACATGAATGTCCTCAACAACTTTGAAGAGGGGGAATATGTTGGCTACAGCATTGATGACAAGTACATTTATACAGTTATTGTTGAAGAACTGCCTGGTCACAATGGACAATATTCATGGAGATACAAAATAGATATTGGAGAAGATGAGCCCATTGAAGTCAGCTGTGTTgatctgtttcagtttaaacGACAAAAGAAGGTAAAAACAGAAAGGAGGAAATGCATGGAGCCAGaaccacagaagaagatgctAAAACCAGAAGAAAACAGTTGCATGGAGCTGGAACCACTGACAGGAGCTGTGCCACATTCTTCTGAACCATCAACAAGTTCCTTACCAGCATCTGTTGAGGAAGCTAAAAGGGAAATTGATAAATGTTTGGCAGAGATCTGGAGGCTTCCTGAGGAGGAGAGGCACAAAGCCATCAAGAGACTGTACCTCAGGTGGCACCCTGACAAAAATCCGGATTGCCAGTCTCTCGCCAGTGAGGCATTCAAATATTTACAGAATCGAATTGATGAGCTCAGCAAAGGCAAAGCTGCAGGCTTGACCTTTTcaagcagaaatacaaatttcAGAGGCTTCTATCAACAGTGGAATCAGGAGGCCAGGTATCACAGAAATAGTCGAGAGAGGTTCTCTAGAGGCTATAGAGGTTTCCATTCCTACAACTTCTGGACCCACAATGAAAATGTCCCAAGGCCAGACAGAGAAGAGGCCAGGCGCTGGTGTAGACAGGCTCGCTGCGATCTCAATGCAGCTCACAAAGACACTGGTGGAGGGAGCACAGAGTGGTGTCTGTTTAAGGTCCATCAAGCAGTGGAAAAGTCTCTCATAGCAGCATGCTATAAAAGAAATGGACAACACCCCAACAGCAGCTCAATTTCAACCACTGCTGCACAAGTTTCCCGCTACAGCCCCCAACTGAGAGATCTGCCTGAGATTGTGAAAAACCTGCAGACACTCGGGGTGGATCCCAAAAGGACTCAATATCCCAACTGCCATCCATATCCCCACATACCGAACGGACAATTCAGATCAGAGAATGAAATGCTGGCACTGAACAAGGCATCTGAGCTCCTTAATAAAATAGAAGCATATGTGAATTAA